A region from the Aquimarina sp. ERC-38 genome encodes:
- a CDS encoding LysM peptidoglycan-binding domain-containing protein, with the protein MIEGKLQKLVIRCFKDEKFNEEIPDLKYTALLNPETYSFSLKNEVQEDQAQGTSSNDIKFIRSIPEDLDFEFLFDRTGVIIHYGNDPSSASDDKVYKDQGDGIIDDLDAFRKAVYEYNGDTHKPNYLKIVWGALTFPCLLVSMDIEYKLFKPDGTPLRAMVKAKFKKFVEQEQRVREQNDQSPDLTHYRIVKAGDTLPLMTHRIYGDPKYYLEVARANNISNFRKLTVGQELYFPPLQKQS; encoded by the coding sequence ATGATTGAAGGTAAATTACAAAAACTGGTCATTCGATGTTTTAAAGATGAAAAGTTTAATGAAGAAATTCCAGACTTAAAATACACTGCATTACTGAATCCCGAAACCTATAGTTTTTCTCTTAAAAATGAAGTACAGGAAGATCAGGCACAAGGAACCAGTTCTAACGATATAAAATTCATAAGATCAATACCCGAAGATCTGGATTTTGAATTTCTTTTTGATCGCACCGGAGTTATAATTCACTATGGCAATGATCCAAGTTCAGCTAGCGACGATAAGGTGTATAAAGATCAAGGAGACGGAATTATCGATGACCTTGATGCTTTCAGAAAAGCGGTATACGAGTATAACGGTGATACTCATAAACCCAATTACCTGAAAATAGTTTGGGGAGCACTAACTTTTCCTTGTCTTTTGGTTTCAATGGATATAGAATATAAACTTTTTAAGCCAGATGGTACTCCATTAAGAGCAATGGTCAAAGCCAAGTTCAAGAAGTTTGTAGAGCAAGAACAACGAGTCAGAGAACAAAATGATCAATCTCCTGATCTTACACATTATAGAATAGTCAAGGCAGGTGATACTTTACCTTTGATGACACATCGCATTTATGGAGATCCAAAGTATTATCTGGAGGTTGCGCGAGCAAATAATATAAGCAACTTCAGAAAGCTTACTGTCGGACAAGAACTCTATTTTCCACCTTTACAAAAACAATCATAA
- a CDS encoding baseplate J/gp47 family protein has translation MSENCSYIDSILRRNGRDQQQRFNEILNPDSLKLHDLGVEDWMLFAYNFAKHVNYFNTENENSPLGDWQDLFRYFDFNEDTIPLRGETTYQKLKDEITATLQEQEYNGEVTPHFTLFVCFLRLLELSQNRFNTLTKRHLDFYFSEILQVEKLSAKADKVHLLFEIAKKSISERIPEGTKLDGGKDANRKKRIYKTSEELVANKATVALLKNVYNHQERELDPADCAEKIIDAEIKTADIANSFDGKGEEFPEGFADWWAFGYPSNEGTYPDLDNVKTGFGLASQMFSLKEGERTVQITINQVPKRNPSRDDTEPCDPKEAQLELPPETFAFDDLYENITIYCSTEEGWYGPLKLEESKTIGTASYETRMQSNKLSLLFEIPQDAPSITGYNKEVHLEPYTTDLPVVRFLIDTNKKEIGTTQDGEATYSYAGYNLNRRLALNTLSSMQAKVHVDSIVSLELENDTGIINVDKPFYPFTTDPINKSNFDIGYPEVFSKPWKSINIDITWKDTPEVNFADQYTNYGTLPTVNDSYFKATSSVFENNRKRYIIEKSDVVLFKKSGDLYKTDFSFSSSQSAGYKNGPLRLSLNQSFLQERFPKTYALAISRAILDAKEESKIPKEPYIPLIETISMSYNAEASTNLQGNKVAYANNQIKLFHEDPYGQHEEHRFLKESIQEIITGSTQERNDFLTNHLVPKHCRGGSLFIGLENAEINQQISLLIQVLEGSENPDDEGFLGNQRVEWAVLSNNHWKDLQDNILINSTDNLLTSGIIRFTIPKQATTNNTRLPEGYIWIRARIHKNYDAVSKIKSILPQAVLTTFEDQDNDLSHLETSLPDGTISKLITRVPQVKSITQPYNSFDGSPQESDEAYYRRISERLRHKNRAVTLWDYENLVLQEFPEIYQVKCLNHTNMKASQGPSFLAPGYVTLVVIPDTIDKNVFDIFQPRVSKATLNKVMRYINKLNTIQVETQVVNPTYEEVEVSLSVKFYDQYDENFYTKQLSEDITKFLSPWAFNTSRTIDFGATLHRSVLIDYLEELFYVDYLQDVIVKRDGEIFNSSVQPSNPASILVSAKQHQVSTNIEKCKENNEEKIETCEI, from the coding sequence ATGAGTGAAAATTGCAGTTATATCGATAGTATCTTAAGAAGAAACGGAAGGGATCAGCAACAACGGTTTAACGAAATACTGAATCCTGATAGTTTAAAACTCCATGATCTAGGTGTAGAAGATTGGATGTTGTTTGCTTATAACTTCGCCAAACATGTAAATTATTTCAATACCGAAAATGAGAATTCACCCTTAGGAGATTGGCAAGATTTGTTTCGCTATTTTGATTTTAATGAGGATACTATACCGCTTAGAGGCGAAACGACATACCAAAAGTTAAAGGATGAAATCACAGCTACGCTTCAGGAGCAAGAATATAATGGAGAAGTTACACCGCATTTTACACTATTTGTGTGCTTTCTTCGATTGCTAGAATTATCACAAAATAGATTTAATACCTTAACCAAAAGGCACCTTGATTTTTATTTTTCTGAAATTTTACAAGTAGAGAAACTTTCTGCAAAAGCAGATAAAGTACACCTGCTTTTCGAAATTGCCAAAAAGAGTATAAGTGAAAGAATTCCTGAAGGAACTAAGCTTGATGGTGGAAAAGATGCTAACCGAAAAAAGCGTATTTATAAAACTTCAGAAGAATTAGTTGCCAACAAAGCGACTGTAGCCTTGCTTAAAAATGTATACAATCATCAAGAACGAGAATTAGATCCAGCAGATTGTGCAGAAAAAATCATTGATGCAGAAATAAAAACGGCAGATATTGCCAACTCTTTTGATGGTAAAGGCGAAGAATTTCCCGAAGGATTTGCTGATTGGTGGGCTTTTGGATATCCGTCTAACGAAGGAACATATCCTGATTTGGATAACGTGAAAACTGGATTTGGTCTGGCATCTCAAATGTTTTCACTTAAAGAAGGAGAGAGAACAGTTCAGATCACCATAAACCAAGTGCCAAAAAGGAACCCAAGTCGAGATGATACAGAACCTTGTGATCCTAAAGAAGCACAGCTAGAGCTTCCCCCCGAAACCTTTGCGTTTGATGATTTGTATGAAAACATAACTATTTACTGTAGTACCGAAGAAGGTTGGTATGGTCCTCTGAAACTTGAAGAATCAAAAACTATTGGTACTGCATCGTATGAAACTAGGATGCAAAGCAATAAACTTTCTTTGTTGTTTGAAATACCACAAGACGCACCTTCTATAACTGGATATAACAAAGAAGTTCATCTTGAACCCTATACTACCGATTTGCCTGTAGTACGCTTTTTAATTGATACTAACAAAAAAGAGATTGGGACTACACAAGATGGGGAAGCAACATACAGCTATGCCGGATATAATTTAAACCGAAGACTAGCATTAAATACCTTGAGTTCGATGCAGGCAAAGGTTCATGTAGATAGTATTGTTTCTTTAGAATTAGAAAATGATACAGGTATTATTAATGTAGATAAGCCTTTTTATCCTTTTACTACCGATCCGATAAACAAATCAAATTTTGACATTGGTTATCCCGAGGTTTTCTCTAAACCCTGGAAAAGTATCAATATTGATATTACCTGGAAAGATACCCCCGAAGTAAATTTCGCAGATCAATATACTAATTATGGTACTCTTCCTACGGTAAATGATAGTTATTTTAAAGCGACTTCTTCAGTATTTGAGAATAATAGAAAAAGATATATCATAGAAAAATCAGATGTTGTGTTATTCAAAAAATCCGGTGATCTTTATAAAACAGATTTCTCATTTTCTAGTTCGCAAAGTGCAGGGTATAAAAATGGCCCATTGCGGTTGTCATTGAATCAGTCTTTTTTACAGGAACGGTTTCCAAAAACCTATGCACTTGCAATCTCAAGAGCTATTTTAGATGCTAAAGAGGAGTCAAAGATACCTAAAGAGCCTTATATTCCTTTAATAGAAACCATCAGTATGAGTTATAATGCAGAGGCATCAACTAATCTGCAAGGAAATAAAGTAGCTTATGCCAACAATCAAATTAAATTGTTTCATGAAGATCCGTACGGGCAACATGAAGAACATAGATTCCTTAAAGAAAGTATACAAGAAATTATTACCGGGAGTACTCAAGAGCGAAATGATTTCTTAACTAATCACTTGGTTCCTAAACATTGTAGAGGAGGATCTTTATTTATCGGCTTAGAAAATGCCGAAATCAACCAACAGATATCGTTATTAATACAAGTTTTAGAAGGGAGCGAAAATCCAGATGACGAAGGTTTTCTGGGCAATCAGCGTGTTGAATGGGCGGTTTTAAGTAATAACCACTGGAAAGATTTACAAGATAACATCTTAATCAATAGTACGGATAATTTATTGACCTCCGGAATTATACGATTTACTATTCCAAAGCAAGCAACAACCAATAATACAAGACTTCCGGAAGGTTATATCTGGATACGTGCCAGAATTCATAAAAACTATGATGCCGTAAGCAAGATAAAATCAATTTTACCACAGGCGGTATTGACCACTTTTGAAGACCAGGATAACGATCTGTCACATTTGGAAACCAGTTTACCTGATGGCACTATAAGCAAACTAATTACCAGGGTACCACAAGTAAAGTCAATTACGCAACCATATAATTCTTTTGATGGTAGTCCGCAAGAGTCTGATGAAGCATATTACAGACGCATTAGCGAACGACTTCGGCATAAAAACAGGGCAGTTACTCTCTGGGATTATGAAAATCTGGTGTTACAAGAATTTCCTGAGATCTATCAGGTAAAATGTTTGAATCATACCAACATGAAAGCCTCTCAGGGTCCCTCTTTTTTAGCACCCGGATATGTGACTTTGGTGGTGATTCCGGATACTATTGATAAAAATGTATTTGATATTTTTCAACCTAGAGTTAGCAAGGCAACATTAAATAAAGTAATGCGGTATATAAATAAATTGAACACCATACAGGTCGAAACACAGGTGGTCAATCCAACTTACGAAGAAGTTGAAGTTTCGTTATCGGTCAAGTTTTATGATCAATACGATGAAAACTTTTATACCAAACAACTAAGCGAAGATATTACCAAATTTTTATCTCCATGGGCATTTAATACTTCAAGAACAATAGATTTTGGAGCAACACTGCATCGTAGTGTTTTAATAGACTATCTGGAAGAGTTGTTTTATGTGGACTATTTACAAGACGTAATTGTAAAAAGAGACGGAGAAATATTTAATAGCAGTGTCCAACCCTCTAATCCAGCATCAATACTTGTATCAGCGAAACAGCATCAGGTATCCACCAATATAGAAAAATGCAAAGAGAATAACGAAGAAAAAATAGAGACATGCGAAATTTAG
- a CDS encoding GPW/gp25 family protein gives MENKKSFLGIGWSFPPEFSKKSNRVKMISDEEDIKSSLEILLSTRLGERIMFPDYGCNLDELLFESLNRTLITYVSELIRTAILYHEPRIDVDLINITESDTLQGELFIKVDYTVRTTNSRNNVVFPFYLEEGTDIKS, from the coding sequence ATGGAAAATAAAAAGTCTTTTTTAGGAATAGGTTGGAGCTTCCCTCCAGAATTTAGTAAGAAATCAAATAGAGTGAAAATGATTTCTGACGAAGAAGATATTAAGAGTAGTCTAGAGATTTTATTATCCACTCGTTTGGGAGAGCGAATAATGTTCCCCGATTATGGATGTAATCTTGATGAATTACTGTTTGAAAGCTTAAACAGAACATTGATTACCTATGTTTCAGAGTTAATCAGAACAGCTATTCTTTATCATGAACCAAGAATCGATGTCGACCTTATAAATATTACCGAAAGTGACACACTACAAGGTGAACTTTTTATTAAGGTAGATTATACAGTAAGAACGACCAATTCACGAAACAATGTGGTGTTCCCATTTTATCTGGAAGAAGGAACCGATATAAAATCTTAA
- a CDS encoding DUF5908 family protein — translation MPIEIKELHIKINVDEGKGKRPPVEVDSKKEKSALVEACVEQVMEILEKQQER, via the coding sequence ATGCCGATAGAAATCAAAGAATTACATATCAAAATTAATGTCGATGAAGGAAAAGGTAAACGGCCGCCGGTAGAAGTAGATAGCAAAAAAGAAAAATCTGCCTTGGTTGAAGCTTGTGTAGAACAGGTGATGGAAATTCTTGAAAAACAACAAGAACGCTAA
- the vgrG gene encoding type VI secretion system tip protein VgrG, producing MNNSGIIQTTQSPDLITFKILIGGDELPKVYQVKSIMVQKEVNRIPIAQIVLIDGDPSARDFELSNEDLLIPGKEIEITAGYHSDEETIFKGIVIKHNLKIRTHTSQLIIECKDEAVKLTIGKKSKYFYESTDSDIIEEIIGTYGLENDIEATNVSHLELVQYNASDWDFIISRAQANGKLCFIDDGSITIAKPDIGQSEIETVTYGATLLDFDAEIDARHQISKVSSYAWNYADQELLEIEGADPGVSLNGNLSPEDLAEAIGLENLELRHGGAVTDTELQDWADAKWLFQQLSKVRGRVKFQGIAQVKPNTILKLEGVGDRFNGNVYVTGVRHNLSEGNWTVDAQFGLNPEWFSETFDITSPPASGLMPAIQGLQIGIVSQLQDDPDGEERILVQIPIVNNEEQGIWCRVASLDAGENRGAFFRPEIGDEVIIGFINEDPNDAVVLGMLHSSAKPAPVTAADDNHEKGFVTRSEMKVLFDDDKKTINISTPAGKHIALDEDAGTIIIEDENSNVVTIDSAGILMESAGNIELKASGDVTIEGTNVNIAASAAFKAEGSSGAEVSSGATAVLKGSLVQIN from the coding sequence ATGAATAATAGTGGTATCATACAAACTACTCAAAGTCCTGATTTAATCACTTTCAAAATTCTGATAGGAGGTGACGAATTGCCCAAAGTATATCAGGTCAAAAGTATTATGGTACAAAAAGAGGTCAACAGGATACCTATAGCACAAATTGTACTTATTGACGGAGATCCTTCTGCCAGAGATTTCGAATTAAGCAATGAAGATCTTTTGATTCCAGGCAAAGAAATCGAGATTACCGCAGGGTATCACTCAGACGAGGAAACCATTTTTAAAGGTATCGTTATTAAGCATAATCTCAAAATTAGAACACATACCAGTCAGTTGATTATCGAGTGCAAAGATGAAGCTGTAAAGCTCACTATAGGAAAGAAAAGTAAGTATTTTTATGAAAGTACCGATAGCGATATTATTGAAGAGATTATAGGGACATATGGTCTTGAAAATGATATAGAGGCAACCAATGTTTCGCATTTGGAATTGGTTCAATACAATGCCTCAGATTGGGACTTTATCATTTCTAGAGCTCAAGCAAATGGTAAGCTATGCTTTATTGATGATGGATCTATTACTATTGCAAAACCAGACATTGGTCAATCTGAAATCGAAACTGTTACTTATGGAGCCACATTACTTGATTTTGACGCCGAAATTGATGCCCGACATCAAATCAGTAAGGTTTCATCGTATGCATGGAATTATGCTGATCAAGAGTTATTAGAAATTGAAGGAGCCGATCCTGGGGTTTCGTTAAATGGAAATTTAAGCCCTGAAGATTTAGCAGAGGCCATCGGACTTGAAAACTTAGAATTAAGGCATGGTGGTGCCGTTACCGATACCGAATTACAGGATTGGGCTGATGCAAAATGGTTGTTTCAACAATTATCCAAAGTACGTGGGCGTGTAAAATTTCAAGGAATAGCACAAGTAAAACCTAACACCATTCTAAAGTTAGAAGGAGTAGGGGATCGATTTAATGGTAATGTATATGTTACTGGAGTTAGACATAATCTTTCTGAGGGAAACTGGACTGTCGATGCCCAGTTTGGATTAAATCCAGAATGGTTTTCAGAAACCTTTGATATCACTTCTCCTCCAGCTTCTGGTTTAATGCCGGCAATACAAGGGTTACAAATAGGAATTGTTTCGCAATTACAAGATGATCCCGATGGTGAAGAACGTATTTTGGTTCAAATCCCTATTGTAAATAATGAAGAGCAGGGTATCTGGTGCCGGGTTGCTTCGTTAGATGCAGGAGAAAACAGAGGAGCATTTTTTAGACCCGAAATAGGAGACGAAGTTATTATAGGTTTTATCAATGAAGATCCAAACGATGCAGTGGTTCTGGGCATGTTACATAGTAGTGCAAAACCTGCACCCGTTACAGCAGCCGATGATAATCACGAGAAAGGATTCGTTACCCGAAGCGAAATGAAGGTGTTGTTTGACGATGACAAGAAAACAATCAATATTTCAACTCCGGCGGGAAAACACATCGCTTTGGATGAAGATGCAGGGACCATAATTATTGAAGATGAAAACTCGAATGTAGTGACAATCGATAGTGCTGGAATCTTAATGGAAAGTGCCGGTAATATCGAACTCAAAGCATCAGGAGATGTTACCATCGAAGGTACCAATGTAAATATTGCCGCAAGTGCGGCATTCAAAGCCGAAGGGTCTTCGGGAGCCGAAGTCTCTTCAGGGGCAACGGCTGTTTTAAAAGGCTCATTGGTACAAATAAATTAG
- a CDS encoding phage tail protein, which yields MASYYPPVGFHFKVEFQDLENKIQINDYQFQSVSGLSVDLETEEIAEGGENRFKHKIPARTKYPNLVLKRGLLIDSELIEWCRNAIENFEIKPINLTVMLLNEKHEALLTWNVTHAYPVKWVVEDFHATENKLVIESLELTYNYFQTL from the coding sequence ATGGCTTCTTACTATCCACCGGTAGGCTTTCATTTTAAAGTTGAGTTTCAAGATTTAGAAAATAAAATTCAAATTAATGACTATCAATTTCAATCGGTTTCTGGTCTGTCAGTAGATCTGGAAACCGAAGAAATTGCCGAAGGAGGAGAAAATAGGTTTAAACATAAAATTCCTGCAAGAACCAAGTATCCTAATTTGGTCCTGAAACGAGGACTTTTAATCGATTCTGAATTAATAGAATGGTGCAGAAATGCTATTGAAAATTTTGAGATAAAACCTATTAATCTTACAGTGATGCTGCTTAACGAAAAACATGAAGCTTTGTTAACATGGAACGTTACACATGCCTATCCGGTAAAATGGGTTGTAGAGGATTTTCATGCCACAGAAAATAAATTGGTTATAGAATCACTAGAGCTTACTTATAATTATTTCCAAACTTTATAA
- a CDS encoding PAAR domain-containing protein, whose product MPPAARVNDMHVCPMVNPGGALHVGGPILPAGEPTVLIAGMPAARVGDMATCSGPPDSIVAGSGTVMIGGMPAARMGDSTAHGGTIVAGEPTVMIG is encoded by the coding sequence ATGCCACCAGCAGCAAGAGTAAACGACATGCATGTGTGTCCGATGGTAAATCCAGGAGGAGCACTTCACGTAGGAGGTCCTATTTTACCCGCAGGAGAGCCCACAGTATTGATTGCAGGAATGCCAGCAGCAAGAGTTGGAGATATGGCTACTTGTAGTGGTCCTCCAGATTCTATAGTCGCGGGATCAGGAACAGTAATGATTGGTGGAATGCCAGCCGCCAGAATGGGTGATTCTACCGCTCATGGAGGTACAATAGTGGCAGGAGAACCTACAGTAATGATAGGATAA